GATGAAGATGGTTCAATCACCTTCAGCCAAGCACAGTTGTTAGCTAATTCAACTGATGTAGATGGTGATGATCTCACCGCGGCGAATGTTAGTGCTGGCGACAACGCCACCGTTACTGACAACGGTGATGGCACCTTCACGGTAACGCCTGATGCGGATTTCAATGGTGATATCGATTTAAGCTTTGATGTGAGTGATGGTACCGCTACGGTAGCCAGTGGTGTTGATCTTACCGTTAACCCGGTTAACGATGTGGCGGTTGTTAGCGATGCCTCCTATACAATGGAAGAAGATGGCACATTAACCATTACCGAGGCCCAGTTACTGGCGAATGCTTCGGATGTGGATGGCGACACGCTTAGTTTAGATAGTGTCACCTATTCCGGTACTGATGGCGTCTTCAGTGATAATGGCGACGGTACCTATAGTTTTGCCCCGAACGAACATTTTCATGGTGAGGTATCTCTCTCCTTTGCGGTCTCTGATGGAACCGATATAACCACAGCATCGGCGACTATCTCAGTAGAAGAGGTCAATGACGCGCCGATAGCTGGGTCAACAAGTTATTCAATTTCTGAAGACGGAAGTTTAACCTTCACCGAAGCTCAACTAATCGCCAATAGTGACGATGTGGATGGTGAACATGATCTACATGATGTGAGTTATGCAGGAAGCGACGGTGTATTCACTGATAATGGTGACGGTACATTTAGCTTCCACCCCAACGAGCATTTTAATGGAGAAGTCAGTATTGACGTCACCATTGTTGATGATGATGGTGCATACGCTGATACGGTTGCAGACGTCACAGTTGTAGCCGTCAATGACGCGCCGGTTGTATCAGGTGATCTGGCCTACAGCGTAGCTGAGGACGGTTCGATTACCTTCAGCCAGGAACAGCTATTAGCAAATGCTTCGGATGTTGATGGAGACAGCCTCAGTGCGACCAATTTAAGTGCTGAGAATGCCACGGTTAGTGATAATGGTGACGGCACCTTCACCGTATCACCAAATGCCGATTTCAATGGTGATATCGCAATTAGCTTTGATGTTACTGATGGCGTTGAGACGGTGGCAACGGCCATTGATCTGACGGTTAATCCAGTCAATGATGTGGCCGTTGTTGCAGATCAAAGCTTCGCCGTGGATGAAGACGGCACCATCACGATCACTGATGCGCAACTGCTCGCGGGCGCGACGGATGTTGACGACGACAGTTTAAGCGTGGCGGACGTGAGTTACACGGGCACCGATGGTGTGTTTACGGATAATGGCGATGGAACCTATAGCTTCGCCCCGAATGACAACTTCAACGGTAACGTAGATCTTGCGTTCAGCGTTAGCGATGGGACCGCCACTACGGATGCGAATATCGACATTACCGTGAATGACATCAACGATGTCCCGGTGTCCGGTTCAACAAGCTACTCGGTGGATGAGGATGGCACCTTAAGTTTTAGCGATGCGCAGTTGTTGGCTAATACGAGTGATGTCGATGGCACAGTGACAGTAGACTCGGTGACTTATACTGGCACCGATGGTGTATTCACGGATAATGGTGACGGTACCTATAGTTTTGCACCCAACGAGAATTTTAACGGTGATGTCAGTATTGATGTCTCGGTGGTTGATGATGACGGTGCGGTGGCTTCTGCAAGTGCTGAAGTAGAGGTAATTCCTGTAAACGATCCCCCTGTCGCCGGTGGCATATGTGGAAGTGTTAGTGAGGACGGTACCATCACCTTCACCGAAGAGCAGCTTTTAGCTTCGAGTAGTGATATTGATGGGGACGAATTAACAGTTTCTTCGCTTAACTACAGCGGGACGGACGGTGTATTTACCAATAATGGTGACGGAAGCTTCAGTTTCTCACCTAATGAAAATTTTAATGGCGAAATCCTATTTTCCGTTACGGTAACTGACGGCACTGCTACCGATACAACTTATGACTCGTGCATCATGGTGGAAGACGTTAATGACGCCCCAGCCGCGGGTTCAACCAGCTACTCAGTTGATGAAGATGGTACGTTGACCTTCAGTGACGCGCAGCTTCTGGCTAACTCAAGTGATGTAGACGGCACGGTCAGCGTTGATAGCGTGAGCTATAGCGGTACCGACGGTATTCTCACTAATAATGGTGATGGCACCTACGACTTCGCACCAAACGAAAACTTTAACGGCGACGTTAGTCTTGATGTTCAAGTTATCGATGACGACGGCGCTACGGATACTACTACCGCAGATCTCAGCGTTATAGCCGTGAACGACAGCCCTGTTGCGTCCGGTAACTTGGCCTACAGCGTGGATGAAGATGGTTCAATAACCTTCAGCCAGGAACAGCTGCTCGCCAACGCCAGCGATATTGATGGTGATGATCTCACTGCGGCGAATGTTAGCGCAGGCGACAACGCCACCGTGACTGACAACGGTGATGGCACCTTTACGGTAACGCCTGATGCGGATTTCAATGGTGATATCGATTTAAGCTTCGATGTGAGTGATGGCACGGCTACGGTAGCCAGTGGTGTTGATCTCACCGTTAACCCGGTTAACGACGTGGCGGTGGTGAGCGATGCGGCTTACACCATCAACGAAGATGGTACCTTAAGCTTCACCGACGCTCAGTTATTGAGCGGTGCCAGCGATATTGATGCTGGCGACACCCTCAGTGTGGATTCGGTTAGCTACACCGGTACGGATGGTGTGTTCACTGACAACGGTGACGGCACTTACAGCTTCGCACCGAATGAGAACTTCAATGGCGAGGTATCACTCAGCTTTGGCGTGAGTGATGGCACGGCCGTTACCACAGCCGATATTGACGTTAGTGTCACCGATGTGAATGACGCCCCGGTCGCGGGTTCAACGAGCTACAGTGTTGATGAAGACGGTACCTTAACCTTCAGTGATGCGCAGCTTCTGGCTAACTCAAGCGATGTAGACGGTACGGTCAGTGTTGATAGCGTCGGCTACACCGGTACCGACGGTATCCTTACCGACAACGGCGACGGTACTTACAGCTTCGCACCAAACGAAAACTTTAACGGCGACGTCAGTCTAGATGTTCAAGTTATCGATGACGACGGCGCTACGGATACTGCCACCGCTGAGGTAACGGTGACGGCCGTGAACGACACCCCCGTGGTGTCCGGTAACTTGGCCTACAGCGTTGACGAAGATGGTTCAATTACCTTCAGTCAGGAACAGTTGTTAGCCAATTCAAGTGATGTAGATGGTGATGATCTCACCGCGGGTAATGTTAGTGCTGGTGACAACGCCACGGTTACGTATAACGGTGATGGCACCTTCACGGTAACGCCTGATGCGGATTTCAATGGTGATATCGATTTAAGCTTCGATGTGAGTGATGGCACCGCTACGGTAGCCAGTGGTGTTGATCTCACCGTTAACCCGGTTAACGACGTGGCGGTGGTGAGCGATGCGGCTTACACCATCAACGAAGATGGTACCTTAAGCTTCACCGACGCTCAGCTATTAAGCGGTGCTAGCGATATTGATGCGGGCGACACCCTCAGTGTGGATTCGGTTAGCTACACCGGTACCGATGGTGTGTTCACTGACAACGGTGATGGCACCTACAGCTTCGCACCGAATGAGAACTTCAATGGCGAGGTATCACTCAGCTTTGGTGTGAGTGATGGCACGGCAGTTACCACAGCCGATATTGACGTTAGTGTCACCGATGTGAATGACGCCCCGGTCGCCGGTTCAACCAGCTATAGCGTGAATGAAGACGGCACACTGAGTTTCAACGACGCTCAGCTATTGGCTAACTCGAGCGATGTAGATGGCTCGGTAGCGGTTGATAGTGTGACCTACACAGGTACTGATGGTATTTTCGTCGCGGGAGATGACGGTACATACATCTTTGCCCCCAATAGCAACTTCAATGGAGATGTCTCCTTTGATGTTACCGTTATCGATGACGATGGCGCTACGGATACCACCACGGCAGACGTCACGGTTATCGATGTTAACGATGCGCCGGTAGCCGGTTCTACCACTTACTCCGTTGCTGAAGACGGTACCTTAACCTTCAGTGATGCGCAGCTTCTGGCTAACTCAAGTGATGTGGACGGTACAGTAAGCGTTGACAGCGTGGGCTACACCGGTACCGACGGAATCTTCACCGACAACGGCGACGGTACTTACAGCTTCGCGCCAAACGAAAACTTTAACGGCGACGTCAGTCTTGATGTTCAAGTTATCGATGACGACGGCGCTACGGATACTGCCACCGCTGAGGTAACGGTGACGGCCGTTAACGACACCCCAGTGGTGTCCGGTAACTTGGCCTACAGCGTGGATGAAGATGGCTCAATCACCTTCAGCCAAGAACAGTTACTCGCCAACGCCAGCGATATTGATGGTGATGATCTCACCGCGGGTAATGTTAGTGCTGGCGACAACGCCACCGTTACCGACAACGGTGATGGCACCTTCACGGTAACCCCTGATGCGGATTTCAATGGTGATATCGATTTAAGCTTTGATGTGAGTGATGGCACCGCAACGGTAGCCAGTGGTGTTGATCTCACCGTTAACCCGGTTAACGACGTGGCGGTGGTGAGCGATGCCGCTTACACCATCAACGAAGATGGTACCTTAAGCTTCACCGACGCTCAGCTATTGAGTGGTGCTAGCGATATTGATGCGGGCGACACGCTTAGTGTGGATTCGGTTAGCTACGCCGGAACCGATGGTGTGTTCACTGACAACGGTGATGGCACCTACAGCTTCGCACCGAATGAAAACTTCAACGGCGAGGTATCACTCAGCTTTGGTGTGAGTGATGGCACGGCAGTTACCACAGCCGATATTGACGTTAGTGTCACCGATGTGAACGATGCCCCGGTCGCGGGTTCAACGAGCTACAGTGTAGATGAAGACGGCACGTTAAGCTTCAGTGATGCGCAGCTTCTTGCTAACTCGAGCGATGTAGACGGCACGGTAAGCGTTGATAGCGTGAGCTATAGCGGTACCGACGGTATCCTCACTGATAATGGTGATGGCACCTACGACTTTGCTCCGAATGAAAACTTCAACGGCGACGTCAGTCTTGATGTTCAAGTTATCGATGACGACGGTGCGACGGATACTACTACCGCTGACGTGAGTGTCATTGCCGTGAACGATACCCCCGTGGTGTCTGGCAACTTGGCCTACAGCGTGGATGAAGATGGTTCAATCACCTTCAGCCAGGAACAGCTACTCGCCAACGCCAGCGATATCGATGGTGATGACCTCACTGCGGCGAATGTTAGCGCTGGCGACAATGCCACGGTTACTGACAACGGTGATGGCACCTTCACGGTAACGCCTGATGCGGATTTCAATGGTGATATCGATTTAAGCTTCGATGTGAGTGATGGCACCGCTACGGTAGCCAGTGGTGTTGATCTCACCGTTAACCCGGTTAACGACGTGGCGGTGGTGAGCGATGCGGCTTACACCATCAACGAAGATGGTACCTTAAGCTTCACCGACGCTCAGCTATTAAGCGGTGCTAGCGATATTGATGCGGGCGACACCCTCAGTGTGGATTCGGTTAGCTACACCGGTACCGATGGTGTGTTCACTGACAACGGTGATGGCACCTACAGCTTCGCACCGAATGAAAACTTCAACGGTGAGGTATCACTCAGCTTTGGCGTGAGTGATGGCACGGCGGTCACCGCGGCGGATATCGCCGTAACGGTCATCGATGTGAACGATGCCCCGGTCGCGGGCTCAACGAGCTACAGTGTTGATGAAGACGGTACTTTAACCTTCAGCGATGCGCAGCTTCTAGCTAACTCAAGTGATGTGGACGGTACGGTCAGCGTTGATGGCGTGAGCTATAGCGGTACCGACGGTATCCTCACTGATAATGGTGATGGCACCTACGACTTTGCTCCGAATGATAACTTCAACGGCGACGTGAGTCTTGATGTTCAAGTTATCGATGATGACGGCGCCACGGATACCGCTACGGCAGACGTCACGGTTATCGATGTGAACGATGCCCCGGTCGCGGGTTCAACGAGCTACAGTGTTGATGAAGACGGTACCTTAACCTTCAGCGATGCGCAGCTTCTGGCTAACTCAAGTGATGTGGACGGCACGGTAAGCGTTGATAGCGTAAGCTATAGCGGTACCGAGGGTATCTTCACTGATAATGGTGATGGCACCTACGACTTTGCCCCGAATGATAACTTCAACGGCGACGTCAGTCTTGATGTTCAAGTTATCGACGATGACGGTGCAACGGATACCAGTACCGCTGACGTGAGTGTCATTGCCGTGAACGATACCCCCGTGGTGTCTGGCAACTTGGCCTACAGCGTGGATGAAGATGGTTCAATCACCTTCAGCCAGGAACAGCTACTCGCCAACGCCAGCGATATCGATGGTGATGACCTCACCGCGGCGAATGTTAGCGCAGGCGACAACGCCACGGTTACTGACAACGGTGATGGCACCTTCACGGTAACGCCCAATGCAGACTTCAATGGTGATATCGATTTAAGCTTCGATGTGAGTGATGGCACCGCTACGGTAGCGGGTGGTGTTGATCTCACCGTTAACCCAGTTAATGACGTGGCGGTAGTGAGCGATGCGGCTTACACCATCAACGAAGATGGTACCTTAAGCTTCACCGACGCTCAGCTATTGAGCGGTGCTAGCGATATTGATGCGGGCGATACGCTTAGTGTGGATTCGGTTAGCTACACCGGCACCGATGGGGTGTTCACTGACAACGGTGACGGCACTTACAGCTTTGCACCGAATGAAAACTTCAACGGCGAGGTATCACTCAGCTTTGGTGTGAGTGATGGCACGGCAGTTACCACAGCCGATATTGACGTCAGTGTCACCGATGTAAATGACGCTCCGGTCGCGGGTTCCACCACTTACTCTGTTTCTGAAGACGGTACTCTAACCTTTAATAATACACAGCTTCTCGCCAATACAAGTGATGTAGACGGCACTGTATCTTTAGTTAGTGTTCTGTATACGGGTGCGGATGGAATATTCACAGACAACGGTGACGGAACATTCAGCTTCGCTCCAAATGAGAACTTTAATGGCAGTGTCGAGCTGGACGTAACCGTCGTGGATGATGATGGCGAAACTGACACGGCAACCGCAAATGTTAATGTCATTGCAGTGAATGACACTCCAGTCGTATCGGGTTCGTTGGCATATAGTGTTGATGAGGATAACTCGATTACTTTCAGTCAGGAACAGCTACTAGCTAATGCTTCTGATGTGGATGCTGATGAGCTCAGCGCTATCAATCTCAGCGCAGGTGATAATGCGACAGTTAATGATAATGGGGACGGCACGTTTACAGTTGTTCCGGACGAAAATTACTTCGGTGAAGTCTCCTTAACTTACAATGTGACAGATGGAGCTGAGTCTGTCCCGGCACAGCTTGATTTAACGGTTAATCCTGTTGACGACCTGACAATTCTGAATACGCAGGCTTTATCTCTAAACGAAGATACCTCACTGACCTTTAGCGACGCGGATTTGCTTCAGACGGCCATTAATGTTGATGGAGACGAGCTTAGTGTAACCGATGTAAGCTACACCGGTACTGACGGGATCTTTACAAATAATGGCGATGGTACTTACAGTTTTGTCCCAAATGAACACTATCACGGAGATCCAAGTTTTTCCGTAACAGTGTTTGATGGAACTAATTCGGTTACTACCGTAAATACCTTCGATGTTAGAGAAATCAATGATGCTCCCACAACCTCTGATACAGGGGAAACTGGTCTTGAGGACAATAGCTACCTCATAAATCAGACGGATTTATTGAGCACTGCTGCAGACGTAGATGGTGACAGCCTAATAGCAACACTCGACATCTTTTCGCCGCTCCACTATGCCATTTCCGATGAGGCCTCAAAGGAGAATAGTGAAAACTGGTGGGCCGCTAAGGCTCAAGAAGATCAAGACTCAGCAGATTTGGCTCAGTCAGAGGCTGATGATCTGCTAGCCGTCATACCCGCCTTGCAGGAAGACGTTGATAGTTTACAAACGCAGCTAACTAATTACCAAGCTGAGTCTGCAAGCTTGAGGTCTCAGGCTTCAGATGTACAGGAACAGTTTGATATTACTGAAGCCGAAGCGACACTCGACTTTACACAGTCAGACATTGACGCGCTGACGGCACAGGCATCAGATATGCAGGATCAGTTGGATACTGCTGATGCTGAAACAACGCTCGAGTTTACCCAGTCAGATGTCGACACGTTGGTTGCGCAGGCGGCAGATATGCAGGAACAGTTTGATGCTGCTGCAGAGGCCGCATCAACACTCGATTCTTTGCAGCTAGATATCGACACGTTGACAGCACAGGCAGATACCGCTGACGCGAATGCGGCAACTACAGCTGAATCCTTAGCGGAGGCTGAATTACCCTTAACGGCAGCTACCGATGCCGCACAAGCAGCTCAGCAAACAGCAGATGACGCTCAGGATGCGGCAAATTTTTCACAAAATAATTACCTAAGCTCAATTACTGCACACGATGATGCTGAAGCTTACCTAGCGTCTCTGGAATGGACTTTAGAAGTAGACAACGCGTCGGTAACCTATAACGGCGACTACACCTACACCATTCAACCTGATGAAAATTTTAATGGCGATATTGGTCTTGGCTATACCGTTTTTGATGGTCGTGGAGGGAGCGCAAAAGCTGAATATACAGTTGAGTTTCAATCAGTTAATGATACGCCCACAGCGGATTCAACAAGTTATTTTCTCGAGGAGGAGGGAACCTTAACGCTGAGTGACGCGGATCTACTCGCAAATAGCGTCGATGTCGACGGCACGGTGACTATTGAAAGTATCGTCTATAGTGGCTCGGACGGTATTTTCACCAATAACGGAGATGGAACCTATAGTTTTGCACCGAATGCAAACTTTACTGGCGATGTAACTTTTGATGTAACAGTTACTGACGATGAGGGCGCAACTATCGCTACCACCGCTGACGTGACAGTTCACGCGGTTAACGACACTCCAGTGGTATCCGGTAACTTGGCCTATAGCGTGGACGAAGATGGTTCAATCACCTTCAGTCA
The Umboniibacter marinipuniceus genome window above contains:
- a CDS encoding tandem-95 repeat protein; translation: DEDGSITFSQAQLLANSTDVDGDDLTAANVSAGDNATVTDNGDGTFTVTPDADFNGDIDLSFDVSDGTATVASGVDLTVNPVNDVAVVSDASYTMEEDGTLTITEAQLLANASDVDGDTLSLDSVTYSGTDGVFSDNGDGTYSFAPNEHFHGEVSLSFAVSDGTDITTASATISVEEVNDAPIAGSTSYSISEDGSLTFTEAQLIANSDDVDGEHDLHDVSYAGSDGVFTDNGDGTFSFHPNEHFNGEVSIDVTIVDDDGAYADTVADVTVVAVNDAPVVSGDLAYSVAEDGSITFSQEQLLANASDVDGDSLSATNLSAENATVSDNGDGTFTVSPNADFNGDIAISFDVTDGVETVATAIDLTVNPVNDVAVVADQSFAVDEDGTITITDAQLLAGATDVDDDSLSVADVSYTGTDGVFTDNGDGTYSFAPNDNFNGNVDLAFSVSDGTATTDANIDITVNDINDVPVSGSTSYSVDEDGTLSFSDAQLLANTSDVDGTVTVDSVTYTGTDGVFTDNGDGTYSFAPNENFNGDVSIDVSVVDDDGAVASASAEVEVIPVNDPPVAGGICGSVSEDGTITFTEEQLLASSSDIDGDELTVSSLNYSGTDGVFTNNGDGSFSFSPNENFNGEILFSVTVTDGTATDTTYDSCIMVEDVNDAPAAGSTSYSVDEDGTLTFSDAQLLANSSDVDGTVSVDSVSYSGTDGILTNNGDGTYDFAPNENFNGDVSLDVQVIDDDGATDTTTADLSVIAVNDSPVASGNLAYSVDEDGSITFSQEQLLANASDIDGDDLTAANVSAGDNATVTDNGDGTFTVTPDADFNGDIDLSFDVSDGTATVASGVDLTVNPVNDVAVVSDAAYTINEDGTLSFTDAQLLSGASDIDAGDTLSVDSVSYTGTDGVFTDNGDGTYSFAPNENFNGEVSLSFGVSDGTAVTTADIDVSVTDVNDAPVAGSTSYSVDEDGTLTFSDAQLLANSSDVDGTVSVDSVGYTGTDGILTDNGDGTYSFAPNENFNGDVSLDVQVIDDDGATDTATAEVTVTAVNDTPVVSGNLAYSVDEDGSITFSQEQLLANSSDVDGDDLTAGNVSAGDNATVTYNGDGTFTVTPDADFNGDIDLSFDVSDGTATVASGVDLTVNPVNDVAVVSDAAYTINEDGTLSFTDAQLLSGASDIDAGDTLSVDSVSYTGTDGVFTDNGDGTYSFAPNENFNGEVSLSFGVSDGTAVTTADIDVSVTDVNDAPVAGSTSYSVNEDGTLSFNDAQLLANSSDVDGSVAVDSVTYTGTDGIFVAGDDGTYIFAPNSNFNGDVSFDVTVIDDDGATDTTTADVTVIDVNDAPVAGSTTYSVAEDGTLTFSDAQLLANSSDVDGTVSVDSVGYTGTDGIFTDNGDGTYSFAPNENFNGDVSLDVQVIDDDGATDTATAEVTVTAVNDTPVVSGNLAYSVDEDGSITFSQEQLLANASDIDGDDLTAGNVSAGDNATVTDNGDGTFTVTPDADFNGDIDLSFDVSDGTATVASGVDLTVNPVNDVAVVSDAAYTINEDGTLSFTDAQLLSGASDIDAGDTLSVDSVSYAGTDGVFTDNGDGTYSFAPNENFNGEVSLSFGVSDGTAVTTADIDVSVTDVNDAPVAGSTSYSVDEDGTLSFSDAQLLANSSDVDGTVSVDSVSYSGTDGILTDNGDGTYDFAPNENFNGDVSLDVQVIDDDGATDTTTADVSVIAVNDTPVVSGNLAYSVDEDGSITFSQEQLLANASDIDGDDLTAANVSAGDNATVTDNGDGTFTVTPDADFNGDIDLSFDVSDGTATVASGVDLTVNPVNDVAVVSDAAYTINEDGTLSFTDAQLLSGASDIDAGDTLSVDSVSYTGTDGVFTDNGDGTYSFAPNENFNGEVSLSFGVSDGTAVTAADIAVTVIDVNDAPVAGSTSYSVDEDGTLTFSDAQLLANSSDVDGTVSVDGVSYSGTDGILTDNGDGTYDFAPNDNFNGDVSLDVQVIDDDGATDTATADVTVIDVNDAPVAGSTSYSVDEDGTLTFSDAQLLANSSDVDGTVSVDSVSYSGTEGIFTDNGDGTYDFAPNDNFNGDVSLDVQVIDDDGATDTSTADVSVIAVNDTPVVSGNLAYSVDEDGSITFSQEQLLANASDIDGDDLTAANVSAGDNATVTDNGDGTFTVTPNADFNGDIDLSFDVSDGTATVAGGVDLTVNPVNDVAVVSDAAYTINEDGTLSFTDAQLLSGASDIDAGDTLSVDSVSYTGTDGVFTDNGDGTYSFAPNENFNGEVSLSFGVSDGTAVTTADIDVSVTDVNDAPVAGSTTYSVSEDGTLTFNNTQLLANTSDVDGTVSLVSVLYTGADGIFTDNGDGTFSFAPNENFNGSVELDVTVVDDDGETDTATANVNVIAVNDTPVVSGSLAYSVDEDNSITFSQEQLLANASDVDADELSAINLSAGDNATVNDNGDGTFTVVPDENYFGEVSLTYNVTDGAESVPAQLDLTVNPVDDLTILNTQALSLNEDTSLTFSDADLLQTAINVDGDELSVTDVSYTGTDGIFTNNGDGTYSFVPNEHYHGDPSFSVTVFDGTNSVTTVNTFDVREINDAPTTSDTGETGLEDNSYLINQTDLLSTAADVDGDSLIATLDIFSPLHYAISDEASKENSENWWAAKAQEDQDSADLAQSEADDLLAVIPALQEDVDSLQTQLTNYQAESASLRSQASDVQEQFDITEAEATLDFTQSDIDALTAQASDMQDQLDTADAETTLEFTQSDVDTLVAQAADMQEQFDAAAEAASTLDSLQLDIDTLTAQADTADANAATTAESLAEAELPLTAATDAAQAAQQTADDAQDAANFSQNNYLSSITAHDDAEAYLASLEWTLEVDNASVTYNGDYTYTIQPDENFNGDIGLGYTVFDGRGGSAKAEYTVEFQSVNDTPTADSTSYFLEEEGTLTLSDADLLANSVDVDGTVTIESIVYSGSDGIFTNNGDGTYSFAPNANFTGDVTFDVTVTDDEGATIATTADVTVHAVNDTPVVSGNLAYSVDEDGSITFSQEQLLANASDIDGDDLTAANLSAGDNATVTDNGDGTFTVTPDADFNGDISLSFDVSDGIAAVSSGIDLTVNPVNDAPVVGTGTEDATLVAGDWVMLGDADISNGEGLLVENDYDQGGALLYDRGFDSDEGIRTTFDFQIDPEGGQGGLGVGDGMAVSFHDAALLEASNFEIGSLGNGLGAADLNTDFLTIGFDAYTHDLVEIRDSNDVLITSVDVSGYGGIDHETDMRSVEIEITDDGLLNISMSFDDGNTFVSIINGLDLVANGIDIPESVKMMYSGSTGGAKAEMTIANVEVSSITGTTQSTVAEDASYLISEADLLVNASDVENDVLSVSNFELVDPASGTLTDNGDGTWTFFPAENFNGDAEFSYLVSDGELDTNAPNYVVVVQGVNDEAVVEDQAYSVSEDGTLIFTDAQLLSGATDVEGDTLSVDSVSYTGTDGVFTDNGDGTYSFAPNENFNGEVSLSFGVSDGTAVTTADINVSITDVNDAPVAGATSYTMNEDGTLVLSESQLLANSSDIDGTIEVQSLLYSGNEGVLTINNEDGTYSFAPNENFNGSAEIDVYVIDDDGAIDVATATIDVIAVNDLPVAGTTSYTVNEDGQITLSDAQLLANSSDIEGDVSVDSVSYSGSDGVFTDNGDGTYNFSPNENFNGEVSINVTVVDEEGGTADTAANITTIAINDTPVVSGNLAYSVDEDGSITLSQAQLLANASDIDGDDLTAGNVSAGDNATVTDNGDGTFTVTPEADFNGDINLSFDVSDGTETVSSGVDLTVNPINDVAVVSDQSFAVTEDGTITITDAQLLSGATDIDGDTLSIDSVSYTGTDGVFTDNGDGTYSFAPNENFNGSVELAFSVSDGTSTTDATIDLTVTDVNDAPVVGSTSYSVDEDGTLNFSDAQLLANSSDV